Proteins from a genomic interval of Microbacterium abyssi:
- a CDS encoding amidohydrolase has protein sequence MSIDLEALYIDLHRHPELSFQETRTAGIAAGHLRALGLEVEEGVGITGVVGMLRNGDGPVVWARADMDGLPVEELTGLPYASTATGIDPAGNTVSIMHACGHDMHVTAMIGAVERLVAERDSWTGTLVVLIQPAEEHGAGSRAMLDAGILDRYPRPDIVLGQHVTPLPAGVIGVRPGPQMAAADGITVTLHGRGGHGSRPHTTIDPVVMAAATVMRLQTIASREVDPRGVGVVTVGAIHAGTKNNIIPADATLELSLRYPDDEARARVLASVERIVRAESAASGAEREPEFRTEHTLPPTINDADATARVTAALTRVLGEGTVVDPGMFTGSEDVSWFARDAGAPLVFWFWGGVDPAVYAAAEAAGTVSSMIPTNHSAYFAPVPHPTIEVGVTAMATAVREFLA, from the coding sequence ATGAGCATCGACCTCGAAGCGCTGTACATCGATCTGCACCGGCATCCTGAGCTGTCGTTCCAGGAGACCCGCACCGCCGGCATCGCCGCCGGCCACCTGCGGGCTCTCGGGCTCGAGGTCGAGGAGGGCGTCGGGATCACGGGCGTCGTCGGGATGCTGCGCAACGGTGACGGGCCGGTCGTGTGGGCGCGCGCCGACATGGACGGCCTTCCGGTCGAGGAGCTCACCGGACTCCCCTACGCGAGCACGGCGACCGGCATCGATCCTGCCGGCAACACCGTGTCGATCATGCACGCCTGCGGTCACGACATGCACGTCACGGCGATGATCGGCGCGGTGGAGCGCCTGGTCGCCGAACGCGATTCGTGGACGGGGACGCTCGTCGTGCTGATCCAGCCGGCCGAGGAGCACGGCGCCGGTTCCCGCGCGATGCTGGATGCCGGCATCCTCGACCGCTACCCACGGCCGGACATCGTGCTCGGCCAGCACGTCACTCCCCTGCCGGCCGGCGTGATCGGTGTGCGCCCCGGGCCGCAGATGGCTGCCGCGGACGGGATCACGGTCACGCTGCACGGCCGTGGCGGTCACGGGTCGCGCCCGCACACCACGATCGACCCGGTCGTGATGGCCGCGGCGACCGTGATGCGCCTGCAGACCATCGCGTCGCGCGAAGTCGATCCCCGTGGAGTCGGCGTCGTCACGGTCGGTGCGATCCACGCCGGGACGAAGAACAACATCATCCCCGCCGACGCGACCCTCGAGCTCAGCCTGCGCTACCCGGACGATGAGGCGCGCGCGAGGGTGCTCGCCTCCGTCGAGCGCATCGTGCGGGCGGAGTCCGCGGCATCCGGCGCAGAGCGCGAGCCGGAGTTCCGCACCGAGCACACGCTGCCGCCGACGATCAACGACGCGGACGCGACGGCCCGCGTCACCGCGGCCCTGACCCGCGTGCTCGGCGAGGGCACGGTCGTGGATCCGGGGATGTTCACCGGCAGCGAGGACGTGTCATGGTTCGCGCGGGATGCGGGGGCGCCACTGGTGTTCTGGTTCTGGGGCGGGGTGGATCCGGCGGTGTACGCCGCGGCCGAGGCGGCCGGCACGGTCTCGAGCATGATCCCGACGAATCACTCCGCGTACTTCGCGCCGGTGCCGCACCCGACGATCGAGGTCGGCGTGACGGCGATGGCGACCGCGGTGCGGGAGTTCTTGGCCTGA
- a CDS encoding GNAT family N-acetyltransferase produces MTDAQRRDPWPVRTERLEIRPATAEDLAAVWDYRRLPEVNRWLGPAPQTREAFDELYLDPERLATTLIVTRLADDEIIGDIMLKIGDAWAQREVIEQARGTEAELGWTLAPAFTGQGYAIEAVRAVIDVCFGALGLRRVHAGCFADNEPSWRLMERLGMRREEFSRKTALHRSGEWMDGMNYGLLAEEWPV; encoded by the coding sequence ATGACCGATGCGCAACGACGCGACCCATGGCCCGTCCGCACCGAACGGCTCGAGATCCGCCCGGCCACAGCTGAGGACCTCGCCGCGGTGTGGGACTACCGTCGCCTGCCCGAGGTTAACCGGTGGCTGGGACCAGCGCCCCAGACGCGCGAGGCGTTCGATGAGCTCTATCTCGACCCGGAGCGCCTCGCGACCACACTGATCGTCACGCGCCTCGCAGACGACGAGATCATCGGCGACATCATGCTGAAGATCGGCGACGCCTGGGCGCAGCGCGAGGTCATCGAACAGGCCCGCGGAACCGAGGCCGAGCTCGGCTGGACCCTCGCGCCGGCCTTCACGGGCCAGGGGTACGCGATCGAGGCGGTGCGCGCTGTGATCGACGTGTGCTTCGGCGCTCTGGGGCTGCGCCGCGTGCACGCCGGATGCTTCGCCGACAACGAGCCGTCCTGGCGTCTGATGGAGCGGCTCGGGATGCGCCGGGAGGAGTTCAGCCGCAAGACCGCGCTGCACCGTTCGGGCGAGTGGATGGACGGCATGAACTACGGCCTGCTCGCGGAGGAGTGGCCGGTGTGA
- a CDS encoding MerR family transcriptional regulator, whose protein sequence is MTSMVDNEIDEDATVGVAADLLGLTVRTLHHWDEIGLASPSRRTPAGYRLYTWDDLERLSRVVAYREAGLTLDAIRDVLDDATAEIGDTLREQRAQLAERIHDLRQLDERLERMTTAHERGILMSDDEQREVFGEDWDPQQSRAARFVWGGSKQWAQFAERSASRSPSQWRALSEAMSALQRDLADAVGRGVEPGSEEADGLAERHRELFSNFFPLTRQMQVCLGRMFEADPGFSSYYNGIGDGLAAWFRQSVDESARHHGIDPDTATWE, encoded by the coding sequence ATGACATCGATGGTTGACAACGAGATCGATGAGGATGCGACGGTCGGTGTGGCCGCCGACCTCCTCGGGCTGACCGTGCGCACTCTGCACCACTGGGACGAGATCGGTCTCGCGTCGCCGTCCCGCCGCACGCCCGCCGGCTACCGCCTCTACACGTGGGATGACCTCGAGCGGCTCAGCCGAGTCGTGGCCTATCGCGAGGCCGGCCTGACTCTCGACGCGATTCGAGACGTGCTCGATGATGCGACCGCGGAGATCGGCGACACGCTGCGCGAGCAGCGGGCGCAGCTGGCCGAACGGATTCATGATCTTCGGCAGCTCGATGAACGGCTCGAGCGCATGACGACCGCGCACGAGCGCGGCATCCTGATGAGTGACGACGAGCAGCGTGAGGTCTTCGGCGAGGATTGGGACCCGCAGCAATCGCGCGCGGCCCGCTTCGTGTGGGGAGGATCGAAGCAGTGGGCGCAGTTCGCGGAGCGCTCCGCATCCCGGTCGCCGAGCCAGTGGCGGGCGCTCTCGGAGGCCATGTCCGCGCTCCAGCGCGACCTCGCCGACGCGGTGGGTCGAGGGGTCGAGCCGGGGAGTGAAGAGGCGGATGGACTCGCCGAGCGCCACCGCGAGCTGTTCTCGAACTTCTTCCCGCTGACCAGGCAGATGCAGGTGTGTCTGGGGCGGATGTTCGAGGCCGACCCGGGATTCTCGTCGTACTACAACGGGATCGGTGACGGCCTCGCCGCATGGTTCCGCCAGAGCGTCGACGAATCCGCGCGCCACCACGGGATCGATCCGGATACCGCGACCTGGGAGTAG
- a CDS encoding ABC transporter substrate-binding protein: MKLSRSLIAIGAIAALSVGALAGCSSTGSTADDDSGATGAALTIAKPDGAITTESHNPYLGDSSASKYGYAKVIFETLALVNPTGDLGTTPWLAESVEWNDDYTELTVVPRSGVKWSDGTDFTGDDIVFTFDQYLSGKLADSSGLKYEGATVDGDKITLKFADSKFTAQSRVLHTPIVPKHIWENIEDPNTDPLTEDGLAVGTGPYVLDSWTTESVTLTANEDYWGGDLAVPELHYVSYGDNAALTTALASGEADWAQAFIPQIQASYLDADENNQFLVSPTAGAGTLFFNLQTKPFNDPALREALAWTIDREAYVDIAREGASEAVWNVTGLGTLLEDEIIPEYKDENYSVDVDKAKEILTDAGYTWESDKLIDPDGEAVSFSISVPAGWSDWNTEQALIAEELDEALGIEVKVDQPDWGGWDAARQEGTFQAIIHWLEDTGNVYGLYTSTMDPKWIVDDKAQYNFGRFDDPAVTEALNTYANASSDEDRAAASAVMQKAFAENVPAIPLGAHPLLGEFNTRNYVGWPSEDDQYASGDPTQPGIVQVLTELEPK, translated from the coding sequence ATGAAGCTCAGCAGATCTCTGATCGCGATCGGCGCGATCGCCGCCCTCAGCGTCGGCGCGCTCGCCGGCTGCTCGTCGACCGGCAGCACCGCCGACGACGATTCAGGCGCGACCGGCGCCGCCCTCACCATCGCCAAGCCCGACGGTGCGATCACCACCGAGTCGCACAACCCGTACCTCGGCGACTCGTCGGCATCCAAGTACGGATACGCCAAGGTCATCTTCGAGACGCTCGCGCTCGTCAACCCGACCGGCGACCTCGGCACCACCCCGTGGCTCGCGGAGTCGGTGGAGTGGAACGACGACTACACCGAGCTCACCGTCGTCCCGCGCAGCGGCGTGAAGTGGAGCGACGGCACCGACTTCACCGGTGACGACATCGTCTTCACCTTCGACCAGTACCTCAGCGGCAAGCTCGCCGACTCGTCCGGACTGAAGTACGAGGGCGCGACCGTCGACGGCGACAAGATCACCCTGAAGTTCGCCGACTCGAAGTTCACCGCCCAGTCCCGCGTGCTGCACACCCCGATCGTGCCCAAGCACATCTGGGAGAACATCGAAGACCCCAACACCGACCCGCTGACCGAAGACGGCCTCGCGGTCGGCACCGGACCGTACGTGCTCGACAGCTGGACCACCGAATCGGTCACCCTGACCGCGAACGAGGACTACTGGGGCGGCGACCTCGCCGTTCCCGAACTGCACTACGTCTCCTACGGCGACAACGCGGCCCTCACCACCGCGCTCGCCTCCGGCGAGGCCGACTGGGCGCAGGCGTTCATCCCGCAGATCCAGGCCAGTTATCTGGATGCCGATGAGAACAACCAGTTCCTCGTCTCGCCCACCGCCGGTGCCGGGACTCTGTTCTTCAACCTGCAGACCAAGCCTTTCAATGACCCGGCTCTGCGCGAGGCGCTCGCCTGGACGATCGACCGTGAGGCCTATGTGGACATCGCCCGGGAGGGCGCGAGCGAGGCGGTCTGGAACGTCACGGGTCTCGGCACGCTGCTCGAGGACGAGATCATCCCCGAGTACAAGGACGAGAACTACTCCGTCGACGTCGACAAGGCCAAGGAGATCCTCACCGACGCCGGTTACACCTGGGAGAGCGACAAGCTGATCGACCCCGACGGCGAGGCCGTCTCGTTCTCGATCTCGGTCCCGGCCGGCTGGAGCGACTGGAACACCGAGCAGGCCCTCATCGCCGAAGAGCTCGACGAGGCCCTCGGCATCGAGGTCAAGGTCGACCAGCCCGACTGGGGCGGTTGGGATGCCGCACGCCAGGAGGGCACCTTCCAGGCGATCATCCACTGGCTCGAGGACACCGGCAACGTGTACGGACTGTACACCTCGACCATGGACCCGAAGTGGATCGTGGACGACAAGGCCCAGTACAACTTCGGCCGCTTCGACGACCCCGCTGTCACCGAGGCGCTGAACACCTACGCCAACGCCTCCTCCGATGAGGACCGCGCTGCGGCATCCGCGGTGATGCAGAAGGCGTTCGCCGAGAACGTGCCGGCGATCCCGCTGGGTGCGCACCCGCTGCTGGGCGAGTTCAACACCCGCAACTACGTCGGATGGCCGAGCGAGGACGACCAGTACGCCTCCGGCGACCCGACCCAGCCGGGTATCGTCCAGGTCCTTACGGAACTCGAGCCCAAGTAA
- a CDS encoding TetR/AcrR family transcriptional regulator translates to MATETHSTRTRPATRRKRTEILKAAVEIFGNKGSVSGTLADVAEQVGMTHAGVLHHFGSKQNLLLEVLAYRDQADVQDLDEKHIPGGPELFLHLVRTAFMNAQRPGIVQAYTVLSAESITDDHPARSYFEERYTTLRREISEAFAELCTQEGVDEPDTVAAASAAILAVMDGLQLQWLLHPGVVELGETSEFAIRAIVNAVLRPGPDLSTYAHAT, encoded by the coding sequence GTGGCCACGGAAACGCACTCGACACGCACGCGTCCCGCCACGCGCCGAAAGCGCACCGAGATCCTCAAGGCCGCTGTCGAGATCTTCGGCAACAAGGGCTCGGTGAGCGGCACGCTCGCGGATGTGGCAGAGCAGGTCGGCATGACGCATGCCGGTGTCCTGCACCACTTCGGTTCCAAGCAGAACCTACTGCTCGAGGTGCTCGCATACCGAGACCAAGCCGATGTGCAGGACCTCGATGAGAAGCATATCCCCGGCGGACCCGAGCTCTTCCTGCACCTCGTGCGCACGGCGTTCATGAACGCGCAGCGCCCTGGGATCGTGCAGGCGTACACCGTGCTGTCTGCGGAGTCCATCACCGACGACCATCCCGCCCGCAGTTACTTCGAGGAGCGCTACACGACGCTGCGCCGCGAGATCAGCGAGGCGTTCGCCGAGCTGTGCACGCAGGAGGGCGTCGACGAACCGGATACGGTGGCCGCGGCATCCGCCGCGATCCTCGCGGTCATGGACGGCCTGCAGCTGCAGTGGCTGCTCCACCCCGGGGTCGTCGAGCTCGGCGAGACCAGCGAGTTCGCGATCCGCGCGATCGTGAACGCGGTGCTGCGCCCCGGCCCCGACCTGAGCACCTACGCGCACGCCACCTGA
- a CDS encoding GTP pyrophosphokinase translates to MTTIEVTEDAIRQTRELRDEFQRFLREYEFGMREVETKISILRDEFLHDHSYNPIEHVKSRLKTPDSIVEKIARKGIEEPDFDRIRTEITDIAGVRVTCSFVADVYLLFDLLTKQDDITVRVVKDYIAEPKDNGYKSLHAIIDVPVFLSTGPLLVPVEVQFRTIAMDFWASLEHKIYYKFSNQVPSHLVQSLADAADAASELDARMERLHREAHGVPQRQLPSPPPRVVQV, encoded by the coding sequence ATGACGACCATCGAGGTCACCGAAGATGCCATCCGCCAGACCAGAGAGCTCCGCGACGAGTTCCAGCGCTTCCTCCGCGAATACGAGTTCGGGATGCGCGAGGTCGAGACGAAGATCTCGATCCTGCGGGACGAATTCCTGCACGACCACTCGTACAACCCGATCGAGCACGTCAAGAGCAGGCTGAAGACACCGGACAGCATCGTCGAGAAGATCGCCCGGAAGGGGATCGAGGAGCCCGACTTCGACCGCATCCGCACCGAGATCACCGACATCGCCGGCGTCCGGGTCACCTGCAGCTTCGTCGCCGACGTCTATCTGCTGTTCGATCTGCTCACCAAGCAGGACGACATCACCGTCCGCGTCGTCAAGGACTACATCGCCGAGCCCAAGGACAACGGGTACAAGAGCCTGCACGCGATCATCGACGTGCCGGTGTTCCTCTCGACCGGGCCGCTCCTGGTGCCGGTGGAGGTGCAGTTCCGCACCATCGCCATGGACTTCTGGGCGAGTCTGGAGCACAAGATCTACTACAAGTTCTCCAACCAGGTGCCCTCGCACCTCGTGCAGAGCCTGGCGGACGCCGCGGATGCCGCGAGCGAGCTCGACGCCCGCATGGAGCGTCTTCACCGCGAGGCGCACGGCGTGCCGCAGCGTCAGTTGCCGTCCCCGCCGCCCCGCGTCGTCCAGGTGTAG
- a CDS encoding ABC transporter ATP-binding protein: MTDPLLSVRDFSVVYDVDPPVAAVKDVTLELQRGEILGLAGESGCGKTTLAYGIQRLLKAPAVITGGSVVFHDTNGSDIDVNELGPEQMRRFRWDKVSMVFQGAMNALNPVATIGSQLEDVFEVHRPGMSRRDRRDATAELLEIVKVGSQRSRSFPHELSGGMRQRVMIAMALALRPQLMVMDEPTTALDVLVQREILRQISQLRREFGFSVIFITHDLPLLLEISDRIAIMREGEIVELATAEQIWRDPQDEYTRTLLSSFPRLTGEKGVVVR; encoded by the coding sequence ATGACAGACCCCCTGCTGTCCGTCCGCGACTTCTCGGTCGTGTACGACGTCGATCCGCCTGTCGCGGCGGTCAAGGACGTCACACTCGAGCTGCAGCGCGGCGAGATCCTCGGCCTCGCCGGTGAATCCGGGTGCGGCAAGACGACTCTTGCGTACGGCATCCAGCGCCTGCTCAAGGCGCCCGCGGTGATCACCGGCGGATCCGTCGTCTTCCACGACACGAACGGTTCCGACATCGACGTGAACGAGCTCGGCCCCGAGCAGATGCGCCGGTTCCGCTGGGACAAGGTCTCGATGGTCTTCCAGGGTGCGATGAACGCCCTGAACCCGGTCGCCACGATCGGCTCGCAGCTCGAGGACGTCTTCGAGGTGCACCGGCCCGGCATGAGTCGCCGCGACCGGCGGGATGCCACAGCCGAGCTGCTCGAGATCGTCAAGGTCGGGTCGCAGCGATCCCGCTCGTTCCCGCACGAGCTCTCCGGCGGCATGCGCCAGCGAGTCATGATCGCGATGGCTCTCGCGCTCCGGCCCCAGCTGATGGTCATGGACGAGCCGACCACGGCGCTGGACGTGCTCGTGCAGCGCGAGATCCTGCGTCAGATCTCGCAGCTGCGCCGGGAGTTCGGCTTCTCGGTCATCTTCATCACCCACGATCTTCCCCTGCTGCTCGAGATCAGCGATCGCATCGCGATCATGCGGGAGGGCGAGATCGTCGAGCTCGCCACCGCGGAGCAGATCTGGCGCGACCCGCAGGACGAGTACACCAGGACGCTGCTGTCGTCCTTCCCGCGCCTCACCGGAGAGAAGGGGGTGGTGGTGCGATGA
- a CDS encoding ABC transporter permease has translation MTTTDAAQRQTGAGTPETFLIRTTTSGPGRPDQSFWAKLASAFAMFRNGKSIAGLVILGFFVLVAIFADVLAPYSPTKVDNSARLQPPSAAHWLGTTHIGEDVLSQVIHGTRGVIVVGFLAAIIATLIAITVGVIAGYLSGWKSEALSALTNVFLVIPGLPLIIIVAAMFEEPPLVLIAAVLGITGWAWGARVLRAQTMSLRNRDFIQAARANGEPLRRIITVEMLPNLMALIAASFVGTVTAAILGLTTLSYIGVIPVTTYNWGTILNWASAQGAFGQNQWWWYLPPGLCIAAIGVALSLINFGIDEYVNPRLRSAGERARAMKKKGLDVNDAVTAVRSDLAPAAGPKAREHRK, from the coding sequence ATGACCACCACAGACGCCGCCCAGCGCCAGACCGGTGCGGGCACGCCCGAGACGTTCCTGATCCGCACGACCACCAGCGGTCCGGGCCGTCCGGACCAGAGCTTCTGGGCGAAGCTCGCCTCAGCGTTCGCGATGTTCCGCAACGGCAAGTCGATCGCGGGGCTGGTGATCCTCGGATTCTTCGTCCTCGTCGCCATCTTCGCCGACGTGCTCGCGCCGTACTCGCCGACCAAGGTCGACAACTCCGCCCGCCTCCAGCCGCCGTCCGCGGCGCACTGGCTGGGCACGACGCACATCGGCGAAGACGTGCTGAGCCAGGTGATCCACGGCACGCGCGGCGTCATCGTCGTCGGGTTCCTCGCCGCGATCATCGCGACGCTGATCGCGATCACGGTCGGCGTGATCGCCGGATACCTGTCCGGCTGGAAGAGCGAGGCGCTGTCGGCGCTGACCAACGTGTTCCTCGTGATCCCCGGCCTTCCGCTGATCATCATCGTCGCCGCGATGTTCGAGGAGCCGCCGCTCGTGCTGATCGCCGCGGTGCTGGGCATCACGGGGTGGGCGTGGGGCGCGCGCGTGCTGCGCGCCCAGACGATGTCGTTGCGCAACCGCGACTTCATCCAGGCCGCCCGCGCGAACGGCGAGCCGCTGCGCCGCATCATCACCGTCGAGATGCTGCCGAACCTCATGGCACTGATCGCCGCGAGCTTCGTCGGTACCGTGACGGCCGCCATCCTCGGTCTCACGACCCTGTCGTACATCGGCGTGATCCCGGTGACCACGTACAACTGGGGCACGATCCTGAACTGGGCATCCGCCCAGGGCGCGTTCGGCCAGAACCAGTGGTGGTGGTACCTGCCCCCGGGGCTCTGCATCGCCGCGATCGGCGTCGCCCTGTCGCTGATCAACTTCGGCATCGACGAGTACGTCAACCCGCGGCTGCGCTCCGCCGGGGAGCGGGCCCGCGCGATGAAGAAGAAGGGCCTCGACGTCAACGACGCCGTGACGGCCGTCCGCTCCGACCTCGCTCCCGCAGCGGGCCCAAAAGCAAGAGAACACAGGAAATGA
- a CDS encoding ABC transporter permease, whose amino-acid sequence MTAVEPQLPAAEAHPVPDAVEIGTTATKAVAGRSHVPWRFLGGRAVFYLFTVWAALTINFFLPRMMKGDAVTQYLARNRNVSPEAADALRALLGLDTDKSLWQQYLDYWGLLLRGDLGVSLLHGLRPVTEVISQALPWTIGLVGLATIVSFAIGTIGGAFIGWRRGSRLDVFIPVTTFLSTIPYFWLGLLAIALFSVNLGWFPIGKAYGVGMTPGWNFEFIGQVIHHGTLPLVTIVIASLGGWMLGMRNMMLTVLDEDYITVAQAKGMPNRRVLWGYAARNAVLPQIQSFALSIGFIVGGTIVMEMVFSYPGVGKLLLDATNAKDYALMQGVFLVITLSVLVANILADIAYAFLDPRTRQTEA is encoded by the coding sequence ATGACCGCCGTCGAACCGCAGCTGCCCGCAGCAGAAGCGCACCCGGTGCCGGATGCCGTCGAGATCGGCACCACGGCAACCAAGGCCGTCGCCGGCCGCTCCCACGTGCCGTGGCGATTCCTCGGTGGCCGCGCCGTCTTCTACCTGTTCACGGTGTGGGCGGCCCTGACGATCAACTTCTTCCTGCCCCGCATGATGAAGGGCGACGCGGTCACGCAGTACCTCGCCCGCAACCGCAACGTCTCGCCCGAGGCCGCAGACGCACTGCGGGCACTGCTCGGCCTCGACACCGACAAGAGCCTGTGGCAGCAGTACCTCGACTACTGGGGGCTGCTGCTGCGCGGCGACCTCGGCGTCTCGCTGCTGCACGGCCTGCGTCCCGTCACTGAGGTGATCAGTCAGGCGCTGCCGTGGACGATCGGCCTGGTCGGACTCGCCACGATCGTGTCCTTCGCGATCGGCACCATCGGCGGAGCGTTCATCGGCTGGCGTCGTGGCAGCCGGCTCGACGTGTTCATCCCGGTCACCACGTTCCTGAGCACCATCCCCTATTTCTGGTTGGGATTGCTCGCGATCGCGCTGTTCTCGGTGAACCTCGGCTGGTTCCCGATCGGCAAGGCGTACGGCGTCGGCATGACGCCGGGGTGGAACTTCGAGTTCATCGGTCAGGTGATCCATCACGGCACGCTGCCGCTCGTCACGATCGTGATCGCCTCGCTCGGCGGATGGATGCTCGGCATGCGCAACATGATGCTCACCGTGCTCGACGAGGACTACATCACCGTCGCACAGGCCAAGGGCATGCCGAACCGGCGCGTGCTCTGGGGCTACGCCGCCCGCAACGCGGTGCTCCCGCAGATCCAGAGCTTCGCGCTCTCGATCGGCTTCATCGTCGGCGGCACGATCGTCATGGAGATGGTCTTCAGCTACCCCGGTGTCGGCAAGCTGCTGCTGGATGCCACCAACGCCAAGGACTACGCGCTGATGCAGGGCGTGTTCCTGGTGATCACCCTGTCGGTGCTGGTCGCGAACATCCTCGCCGACATCGCCTACGCATTCCTCGACCCGCGCACGCGCCAGACGGAGGCCTGA
- a CDS encoding VOC family protein, whose translation MADYFNAFEMSPVPDGPDAVAPEPFLGIYAMPMFVKIPTRDLRASTDFWVRGLGFVDLFSVPGQIVHLRRWAFQDVLLVPADDDAAPPAAAPTVQVFVSCVLGQLESVADACRELSPDSVTGPYDTAWRTRDIVVVTPEGAHVTFTAATPFIPDSDVGRDLASVGIFAPDGERGGAQ comes from the coding sequence ATGGCTGACTACTTCAATGCATTCGAGATGAGCCCCGTTCCGGACGGACCGGACGCAGTCGCGCCGGAGCCGTTCCTCGGTATCTACGCGATGCCGATGTTCGTGAAGATCCCGACGAGAGACCTTCGCGCGTCGACTGATTTCTGGGTCCGCGGATTGGGGTTCGTCGACTTGTTCAGCGTTCCCGGCCAGATCGTGCATCTGCGACGGTGGGCGTTCCAGGACGTTCTTCTCGTTCCCGCGGACGACGATGCGGCACCGCCGGCGGCAGCGCCCACGGTTCAGGTCTTCGTGTCCTGCGTCCTCGGCCAGCTCGAATCCGTGGCCGACGCATGTCGAGAACTGTCTCCTGATTCGGTGACCGGCCCGTACGACACGGCGTGGAGAACTCGCGACATCGTTGTCGTCACCCCCGAGGGAGCGCACGTCACGTTCACGGCGGCGACGCCCTTCATTCCCGATAGTGACGTGGGGCGTGATCTCGCATCCGTCGGCATCTTCGCACCGGATGGCGAGCGAGGAGGAGCACAATGA